From a single Ciconia boyciana chromosome 6, ASM3463844v1, whole genome shotgun sequence genomic region:
- the TMEM87A gene encoding transmembrane protein 87A isoform X1, whose product MAAAPRSGGWWGPEAVLRRLLAVLLLAGAAGAGQRSKWRLPVLMGKKFNFGKILFSNTTIFLRFEGDEKACDPSQSYNVTWYLRYSDCYNEVFNFGDEQAEYYFGATSEEHPGWSGYYATASLLFPNCSELFRPQIFYKEFVHPEPLSPEKQEGLKDKKGSGGNHTMLADKTAMNAVIKTWRDGPYIFIVQIGITTAKDSTTTLKKMEKTTPSSYQNKPFTMTVELKGPYEYLSLADYPLMIFFMVMCIVYVFFGVLWLAWSACYWRDLLRIQFWIGAVIFLGMLEKAVFYAEFQNIRYTGESVQGAVILAELLSAVKRSLARTLVIIVSLGYGIVKPRLGVTLHKVVMAGALYLLFSGMEGVLRVTGFFYDTVALIANLALSMIDACIILWIFISLTQTMKLLKLRRNVVKLSLYRHFTNTLILAVAASIVFIIWTTMKFRLVDCQSDWQELWVDDAIWRLLFSMILFVIMILWRPSANNQRFAFSPLSEEEDDDEQKEPMLKESFEGMKMRSTKQEPNGNVKANKAQEDDLKWVEENVPSSVTDVALPALLDSDEERMITHFERSKME is encoded by the exons ATGGCGGCGGCGCCGCGTTCCGGGGGGTGGTGGGGGCCTGAGGCCGTCCTGCGGCGGCTGCTggcggtgctgctgctggcgggcgcggcgggcgccggGCAGCGTTCCAAATGGCGGCTCCCAGTGCTCATG gggaagaagtTTAACTTTGGGAAGATTCTCTTCAGCAACACCACCATTTTCCTGAGAT tcgAAGGGGATGAAAAAGCTTGTGATCCCTCCCAAAGTTACAATGTTACTTGGTACTTAAGATATTCTGACTGCTACAATGAAGTCTTCAACTTTGGG GATGAACAGGCAGAGTACTATTTTGGGGCTACATCTGAAGAGCATCCGGGTTGGTCAGGATACTATGCCACTGCATCTCTCCTCTTTCCAAATTGCTCTGAGCTCTTCAGGCCTCAG ATCTTCTATAAAGAATTTGTTCATCCAGAGCCTCTCTCACCTGAGAAACAAgag ggCTTAAAAGATAAGAAGGGCAGTGGAGGAAATCACACCATGCTGGCAGATAAAACT gcaATGAATGCTGTTATCAAAACTTGGCGAGATGGGCCGTATATATTTATTGTGCAAATTGGAATTACAACTGCGAAGGATTCTACTACCACActtaaaaaaatggagaaaacaacACCTTCCTCGTATCAAAATAAGCCCTTTACAA TGACAGTAGAACTGAAGGGGCCATATGAGTATCTCTCACTTGCAGACTATCCTCTGATGATT TTTTTCATGGTGATGTGTATTGTGTACGTATTCTTCGGGGTTCTATGGCTTGCGTGGTCAGCCTGTTACTGGCGGGATCTTCTGAGGATCCAGTTCTGGATTGGTGCTGTTATCTTCCTGGGAATGCTCgagaaagcagttttctatgCAGAGTTCCAGAATATCCGCTACACAGGGGAATCTG TTCAAGGAGCAGTCATACTGGCAGAACTGCTTTCCGCTGTGAAGCGCTCATTGGCTCGAACTCTGGTCATCATAGTCAGCCTGGGATATGGGATAGTCAA GCCTCGCCTTGGAGTTACTCTTCACAAAGTAGTTATGGCTGGAGCCCTTTATCTATTATTTTCTGGCATGGAAGGTGTCCTTAGAGTCACAGGG tttttctatgACACTGTGGCTCTGATAGCAAACTTGGCCCTGTCCATGATTGATGCCTGTATTATTTTGTGGATAT tcatcagcTTAACTCAAACAATGAAACTGCTAAAACTTCGAAGAAATGTTGTGAAACTCTCTTTGTATCGGCACTTCACCAACACACTCATCTTGGCAGTAGCAG CATCTATCGTATTTATCATCTGGACCACCATGAAGTTCAGGCTGGTGGACTGTCAGTCG GACTGGCAGGAGCTATGGGTGGATGATGCCATCTGGCGTTTATTGTTTTCAATGATCCTTTTTGTCATCATGATTCTGTGGAGACCATCTGCTAACAACCAAAG GTTTGCTTTCTCTCCACTCTCTGAAGAGGAGGATGATGATGAGCAGAAAGAGCCAATGTTAAAGGAAAGCTTTG AGGGAATGAAAATGAGAAGTACAAAGCAAGAGCCAAATGGGaatgtaaaagcaaacaaagct CAGGAGGATGACCTCAAGTGGGTAGAGGAGAATGTTCCTTCGTCGGTGACAGACGT tgctcttccagctcttctgGATTCAGATGAG gagaGAATGATTACACACTTTGAAAGGTCCAAAATGGAATGA
- the TMEM87A gene encoding transmembrane protein 87A isoform X2, producing the protein MAAAPRSGGWWGPEAVLRRLLAVLLLAGAAGAGQRSKWRLPVLMGKKFNFGKILFSNTTIFLRFEGDEKACDPSQSYNVTWYLRYSDCYNEVFNFGDEQAEYYFGATSEEHPGWSGYYATASLLFPNCSELFRPQIFYKEFVHPEPLSPEKQEGLKDKKGSGGNHTMLADKTAMNAVIKTWRDGPYIFIVQIGITTAKDSTTTLKKMEKTTPSSYQNKPFTMTVELKGPYEYLSLADYPLMIFFMVMCIVYVFFGVLWLAWSACYWRDLLRIQFWIGAVIFLGMLEKAVFYAEFQNIRYTGESVQGAVILAELLSAVKRSLARTLVIIVSLGYGIVKPRLGVTLHKVVMAGALYLLFSGMEGVLRVTGAQNDLASLAFIPLAFLDTALCWWIFISLTQTMKLLKLRRNVVKLSLYRHFTNTLILAVAASIVFIIWTTMKFRLVDCQSDWQELWVDDAIWRLLFSMILFVIMILWRPSANNQRFAFSPLSEEEDDDEQKEPMLKESFEGMKMRSTKQEPNGNVKANKAQEDDLKWVEENVPSSVTDVALPALLDSDEERMITHFERSKME; encoded by the exons ATGGCGGCGGCGCCGCGTTCCGGGGGGTGGTGGGGGCCTGAGGCCGTCCTGCGGCGGCTGCTggcggtgctgctgctggcgggcgcggcgggcgccggGCAGCGTTCCAAATGGCGGCTCCCAGTGCTCATG gggaagaagtTTAACTTTGGGAAGATTCTCTTCAGCAACACCACCATTTTCCTGAGAT tcgAAGGGGATGAAAAAGCTTGTGATCCCTCCCAAAGTTACAATGTTACTTGGTACTTAAGATATTCTGACTGCTACAATGAAGTCTTCAACTTTGGG GATGAACAGGCAGAGTACTATTTTGGGGCTACATCTGAAGAGCATCCGGGTTGGTCAGGATACTATGCCACTGCATCTCTCCTCTTTCCAAATTGCTCTGAGCTCTTCAGGCCTCAG ATCTTCTATAAAGAATTTGTTCATCCAGAGCCTCTCTCACCTGAGAAACAAgag ggCTTAAAAGATAAGAAGGGCAGTGGAGGAAATCACACCATGCTGGCAGATAAAACT gcaATGAATGCTGTTATCAAAACTTGGCGAGATGGGCCGTATATATTTATTGTGCAAATTGGAATTACAACTGCGAAGGATTCTACTACCACActtaaaaaaatggagaaaacaacACCTTCCTCGTATCAAAATAAGCCCTTTACAA TGACAGTAGAACTGAAGGGGCCATATGAGTATCTCTCACTTGCAGACTATCCTCTGATGATT TTTTTCATGGTGATGTGTATTGTGTACGTATTCTTCGGGGTTCTATGGCTTGCGTGGTCAGCCTGTTACTGGCGGGATCTTCTGAGGATCCAGTTCTGGATTGGTGCTGTTATCTTCCTGGGAATGCTCgagaaagcagttttctatgCAGAGTTCCAGAATATCCGCTACACAGGGGAATCTG TTCAAGGAGCAGTCATACTGGCAGAACTGCTTTCCGCTGTGAAGCGCTCATTGGCTCGAACTCTGGTCATCATAGTCAGCCTGGGATATGGGATAGTCAA GCCTCGCCTTGGAGTTACTCTTCACAAAGTAGTTATGGCTGGAGCCCTTTATCTATTATTTTCTGGCATGGAAGGTGTCCTTAGAGTCACAGGG GCCCAGAATGATCTTGCCTCCTTGGCTTTTATTCCCCTGGCTTTCCTAGATACTGCCCTGTGCTGGTGGATAT tcatcagcTTAACTCAAACAATGAAACTGCTAAAACTTCGAAGAAATGTTGTGAAACTCTCTTTGTATCGGCACTTCACCAACACACTCATCTTGGCAGTAGCAG CATCTATCGTATTTATCATCTGGACCACCATGAAGTTCAGGCTGGTGGACTGTCAGTCG GACTGGCAGGAGCTATGGGTGGATGATGCCATCTGGCGTTTATTGTTTTCAATGATCCTTTTTGTCATCATGATTCTGTGGAGACCATCTGCTAACAACCAAAG GTTTGCTTTCTCTCCACTCTCTGAAGAGGAGGATGATGATGAGCAGAAAGAGCCAATGTTAAAGGAAAGCTTTG AGGGAATGAAAATGAGAAGTACAAAGCAAGAGCCAAATGGGaatgtaaaagcaaacaaagct CAGGAGGATGACCTCAAGTGGGTAGAGGAGAATGTTCCTTCGTCGGTGACAGACGT tgctcttccagctcttctgGATTCAGATGAG gagaGAATGATTACACACTTTGAAAGGTCCAAAATGGAATGA
- the TMEM87A gene encoding transmembrane protein 87A isoform X3, with the protein MAAAPRSGGWWGPEAVLRRLLAVLLLAGAAGAGQRSKWRLPVLMGKKFNFGKILFSNTTIFLRFEGDEKACDPSQSYNVTWYLRYSDCYNEVFNFGDEQAEYYFGATSEEHPGWSGYYATASLLFPNCSELFRPQIFYKEFVHPEPLSPEKQEGLKDKKGSGGNHTMLADKTAMNAVIKTWRDGPYIFIVQIGITTAKDSTTTLKKMEKTTPSSYQNKPFTMTVELKGPYEYLSLADYPLMIFFMVMCIVYVFFGVLWLAWSACYWRDLLRIQFWIGAVIFLGMLEKAVFYAEFQNIRYTGESVQGAVILAELLSAVKRSLARTLVIIVSLGYGIVKPRLGVTLHKVVMAGALYLLFSGMEGVLRVTGFFYDTVALIANLALSMIDACIILWIFISLTQTMKLLKLRRNVVKLSLYRHFTNTLILAVAASIVFIIWTTMKFRLVDCQSDWQELWVDDAIWRLLFSMILFVIMILWRPSANNQRFAFSPLSEEEDDDEQKEPMLKESFEGMKMRSTKQEPNGNVKANKAQEDDLKWVEENVPSSVTDVRE; encoded by the exons ATGGCGGCGGCGCCGCGTTCCGGGGGGTGGTGGGGGCCTGAGGCCGTCCTGCGGCGGCTGCTggcggtgctgctgctggcgggcgcggcgggcgccggGCAGCGTTCCAAATGGCGGCTCCCAGTGCTCATG gggaagaagtTTAACTTTGGGAAGATTCTCTTCAGCAACACCACCATTTTCCTGAGAT tcgAAGGGGATGAAAAAGCTTGTGATCCCTCCCAAAGTTACAATGTTACTTGGTACTTAAGATATTCTGACTGCTACAATGAAGTCTTCAACTTTGGG GATGAACAGGCAGAGTACTATTTTGGGGCTACATCTGAAGAGCATCCGGGTTGGTCAGGATACTATGCCACTGCATCTCTCCTCTTTCCAAATTGCTCTGAGCTCTTCAGGCCTCAG ATCTTCTATAAAGAATTTGTTCATCCAGAGCCTCTCTCACCTGAGAAACAAgag ggCTTAAAAGATAAGAAGGGCAGTGGAGGAAATCACACCATGCTGGCAGATAAAACT gcaATGAATGCTGTTATCAAAACTTGGCGAGATGGGCCGTATATATTTATTGTGCAAATTGGAATTACAACTGCGAAGGATTCTACTACCACActtaaaaaaatggagaaaacaacACCTTCCTCGTATCAAAATAAGCCCTTTACAA TGACAGTAGAACTGAAGGGGCCATATGAGTATCTCTCACTTGCAGACTATCCTCTGATGATT TTTTTCATGGTGATGTGTATTGTGTACGTATTCTTCGGGGTTCTATGGCTTGCGTGGTCAGCCTGTTACTGGCGGGATCTTCTGAGGATCCAGTTCTGGATTGGTGCTGTTATCTTCCTGGGAATGCTCgagaaagcagttttctatgCAGAGTTCCAGAATATCCGCTACACAGGGGAATCTG TTCAAGGAGCAGTCATACTGGCAGAACTGCTTTCCGCTGTGAAGCGCTCATTGGCTCGAACTCTGGTCATCATAGTCAGCCTGGGATATGGGATAGTCAA GCCTCGCCTTGGAGTTACTCTTCACAAAGTAGTTATGGCTGGAGCCCTTTATCTATTATTTTCTGGCATGGAAGGTGTCCTTAGAGTCACAGGG tttttctatgACACTGTGGCTCTGATAGCAAACTTGGCCCTGTCCATGATTGATGCCTGTATTATTTTGTGGATAT tcatcagcTTAACTCAAACAATGAAACTGCTAAAACTTCGAAGAAATGTTGTGAAACTCTCTTTGTATCGGCACTTCACCAACACACTCATCTTGGCAGTAGCAG CATCTATCGTATTTATCATCTGGACCACCATGAAGTTCAGGCTGGTGGACTGTCAGTCG GACTGGCAGGAGCTATGGGTGGATGATGCCATCTGGCGTTTATTGTTTTCAATGATCCTTTTTGTCATCATGATTCTGTGGAGACCATCTGCTAACAACCAAAG GTTTGCTTTCTCTCCACTCTCTGAAGAGGAGGATGATGATGAGCAGAAAGAGCCAATGTTAAAGGAAAGCTTTG AGGGAATGAAAATGAGAAGTACAAAGCAAGAGCCAAATGGGaatgtaaaagcaaacaaagct CAGGAGGATGACCTCAAGTGGGTAGAGGAGAATGTTCCTTCGTCGGTGACAGACGT gagaGAATGA